TTAAAAGTGCCAGTTCCATTTTAACCAATGACCTCCAGCTACACAAACTGATTTAGGAAATTGTGTAGGAGGAGGTGAGCAGAAAGAACACGAGCAGCACTCGTTCAAAGGGGAAATAACCTGTCCCCAGAAAGTTAATAGCCCAGTTTCAAATCAGGAACTGAGCTTGCTAGAGAAAATAGTGACTTTGATGGATATTATTGAAGCCTAAAATATTCAGTCAAATGCATGATTATTCCACAAAAATACTGGAGATATATTCTCCAATTATACAAGTGTTACGCTGTAAGAGTATAGCTCCTTAATTGGCACAATGAAGCAATCAGGTTCATATCCTCAAATGCTACATACCATAATCAATGCACATGTTCTGATATATTTCTGCATCAAGTTCACCAAAAGCATTCTATTGTACACCAGGATGCATTCTTTCAGGGCAACCTTTTGTAGCTACAAAAATTACACCAAAAGTGAGATTTCTGGTAAAGGTTCATTTACAGGTGTTAAAAGAATAGACATTTCATTCAAGGGCACAGAGGGGTTTGACTGCTGCCTGTTTTTCCTCCTCATCCAACAGCTGCTGCACATAGTATGAAGTTCCAAGTAGAACATGACCTGTAGCTTGCATAGTAAACATTGTCAAACGCAAGGCTTCCCTAAGAACAAACAGAAAAGAATGAATAGAAAGGCATTGGAAAACAGGTAGAGCTATTCAAAGGTTGTGTAAAATCCAGTCGACAGTGCAATTAGTCTATGGGATCAAAGTCAGCAATTAAGTAAATCTCTTCTGTAAACTTGGTACCTTAGGGCTGGATAAAAACTAGATCTCATTTCCACTTGATAGGAGAAGTAAATGGGGTATAGGTTGATGATGTTAATAATGGAAGAACCAACTTTGCAATTGCATCAAGCGTATAAGCATATATTTGTTTTCTTACTGCTTGTAATCAGTATGTTTTGTATCAAAGAGGTCGGTCGCCttacttttgtgtgtgtatttcaattaaataattcagcagcaTAAATTTCAAAATAACAGTTTTTCCATTCTCACACATTAATCCCGGGTCAATGCAACACAGTTCCATGCATGTGCAAGACGGAATACAGATAAAGGGTGCACTTTTACAAATTACCGTAGATTTGAAGGTTGAAGTGAGGATTGTGTAAAACAAAAAAAGGTTCACAGCAGGTTGCAAGATTTCTTGTAGTGAAATATCCAGGTTTGTCCTCCAGTAAATTTTCAAACTGAAAAGAATGCTTGATGTTGCAGCAGTCTGTCATACAGCgtagaaaaggcccttcagtccatcgagtctgcctcTATTCTGGAGCTAATCCCAGTTACCAGCACTTCTCTCATATCCTTGAATgcaatggtgtttcaagtgctttttaaaggtggaGGTGTCCAGCctacactaccttcccaggcagtgcattccagattctcaccaccctcagtgaattttgtttctcaaatcccctcggaatctcctgtccctcaccctaaaactatgccctTTCAACAAAGGGAAACAGCTGTTTCCTATTTACCCTGACCaagcccctcaatcttgtacacctcaaatcATACCCACCACGcaagccttctctgctcgaaggaaaacaatccaagcctatccagtctctccttatagctcagatgctccatcccaggcaacatcctggtgaatctcctctgtgccccctccagtgcaatcgccTCCTTCCTACAGCaagatgaccagaattgcacacaatgctCTAGCTTCAGCCTAACTAACATTCTGTACAGCTCTATCATAACCTCCTTGCTATTATattctatgccatgactgataacgGCAAGTGTCCCAAATGTCAACTTCCCTATTCACCTGCTCAGCCGCCTTCAGGATCTGTGAACATGTATCCTAAACTCCATCTGTTCCTGAGCTTCAATAccttgtcctgccattcattacgtACTTCCtggtcctgtttcttcttccaaagtgcatcatttcacacttatcagggttaagtaCTATTTGCCATTGCTTTGGGATCACAATGCCGTAGAGGTGATGGACgtgcgagaaaaaaaaaaagacaaaatattATTCAAGCAGGACAAGACATGGAGAGGTAGGGTGGTAGGAGTGGAATGGAGAAATAACGAGGTAGTTTATTACCCTCGTAAATGGAGGATAAGAGGGAAGGAGGAAGAAGAGACACAAGTTGGAGGGGGCCTCATCATGCTAAATAACAAGTAATAAAATGGAAGGGAAAATGAATGGGACATGAAGCTGATGGAGGGCAAAATTGCGCAGCCACACAGTAAAGTTCAATTGCATATTGCAAGTGAAATTATGATGCACAATTGCTGAGAGCAAAGACACGAGAAGAGAAAGGACATTCCTTTCATACGTATGGAAGGAGGGCAAAAGTTTTTAGAGATGGAATaaaggagaaggaagcggggtttgATGGCATGATTTgtgggggcattggggggggggggggggatggaagaagAGTAGAGAAACGGGATTTCAGTGACAGTTTGGTAAGGGACACGGAACAAGGAGAGATAGGCCAGGGATCAGAGAATGGGATTTCTGGATAACAGCAGCAATACCTTGTTTTTAAGCACAGCACCTTTAATAGGAAACacctcaaggtgcttcacaggcatGTTGAGGTCAAATTAGACACTGAACCTTCGAACAATTTGATTGCCACCCAAGCCTCATCAGGTTTCAATCCAACCCGAAAACTGCCCTAGCcctagagaaaaaaaaaatcatcccCAAAGCAAATGCCAGGTTCCCAAATATCGCGCATGCTGAAGATTAGACATGTCAGGACAATTATTTTCATGAAATGAGGGCCCTGGGTTGGCATCTTTGGAATTTAAAAATACCAGTTGTGCTATGAATCCTACTACCAATATCTACTCAAAAAGTGGAAAACACTGGAGCCACAACACGCTTGATCAGCAATCCAATGATTTTAGTTTGGAAATCTTATTTGCTTACCGCATTATTTTCTTTGCTCCCACACATTGGACATCATACGATAGGGAATACGAGCCATAGAATGTCATTTTTACACTCAGGCAGCCAATAAAGTCCTGAGGATTTTCTTTGTAGAGGTCAAAGGTTATTCTGGCAACATCTTTTCTTCTACGCAACCTATCTGTGAAACCCAGATGAAACCCGCTATtctgtttttaaaacaaaaaaaattgaCAATTATTCTCAGCACCAGGCAATATCTTAAAAAGATGAAACTCTGGGACTACCATAAGCTTATCCCCAGGATTGTGCTTTTTCAAGATTTATGGATTTGAAGAATACCTGGAATGATGACATGCTTCAATAAAATGACAGAATTTTAAAATGCTGCTGCGTTCCTCACCTCTGGTGGTGTCCATTTCTGCCCCTTCTCAAGTGCCATGAACAGAGTATTATCTGGTACAGTCTGAAAGAATTCTTCTGTCTCAatgacagtcccatcctcctccagTAGCAACGAGGTGCTGGATGTTATGTGCAGTGATTCTTGAACCTTCAGTAAAagtgtaaaataataataataaaagcttattgtcacaagtaggcttcaatgaagttactttaaaaagcccccagtcgccacattccggcacctgtttgggggaggggggggtgggggggtacgggaattgagcccgcgctgctgccttgttctgcattacaagccagccgtttagcccactcagctgtttaacccactgtgctaaagcagcccctgatGGTTCAAACACAGGAAAGAGTAGTGGCAAAAACAAAGCAAGCTGGGTTACGCAAGACTCAAACCTAAACAATATTGCACCAAAAGCAGTAAAATATCTACAATACACACAAGGTTAATAATTAGCTTTGGCAGAGTGATAGGGAGATTGTGGTGCAATTCAAAAAGAGGCCAAAAAGGTGGTCTGTAAATACAGGCAGCTCCTGGAGCAAATCTCCCAAAAAGATGTCAATCTTAAAAAAAGCAGCACCCCACCCCATTTCTCAGTTAGCTTACTATAATTTAACCTTGCTGTCGGctttaaaaaactaatttaaacttAATTAAGCTGAAGGGGGCGGTTTAAACTGAACTAAGCTGAAGAACGAGGCAGTAGTGTTATCGCTGAAgtagtaaaccagagacctagggtaatgtctgtcatgatattcaagtgaacatcacagcacatacatacatacataatgatggacagatcaacggaccaattagcacacacaacacgacagccaatcacagacaagaacatacacagtacaaaacaaggaacacgacacttcctgggcagtccagcaggagacggctcagggcacagacctcattgccagccacacagacagtcaccatgtgctgagtcccagagtttactatgtcaatagttaaatgaaataaaactgcgtcgtaccattcgcaaccatgttggttcgtctgtgtctcaagagtacccaacacttcaatatcTGCTGAATCAATGTTGAATCTGACCATGGCAGGTGGCGGAATTTGAATTCCATTTTAAAATTCTGAATTtggaagtctaatgatgatcatgaaaccattaccGATTTGTTCGCTCGTGTCATCTTAGGACAGGAAATCTGCCTTTCGTCCGCGcactggcctacatgggactccaatGTGGTAGAttctaaatgccctctgaaatggtcgagcaagtaagccattcaattcaaggacaattagggatgggcaacaaccgctgggccttgccagtgacgcgcaCATCCCAGGAAAGAAGACATTTTAAGGAAAAATAGTTGCCTTCTGGGTGAAAGAGTATGCAAGGATAGACGTTTGGGTTCATGTATCAGTTTCAAAAGAAACTAATCAAAAATGAACCAATGTGCATCATGAGCTACAAGATCCCTAGTGCAACTTTATTCAGCATTATTGCAATGCTACTTGACCAGAGGTCACCGTCTTGGTTAATGCCGATTTTCTTTATTCCAGGTGACATAAGGAAGAGACTGAACCAAGAAGGTTACAACACCGTGTCCCTGCTCTAGCTCTGAAGACTTATGTGGAAGAACTAAACCAGCACAGAAGGCAGCAATTTGGCCCATAGTGTCGGTGCTGCCTCTCTGAATGAGGAAACAATTTACCTAGCAGCACTTCCCGGTCTTCTCCCCttagccctgcaaattcttccttttCACATAATAATCTGAATTCCCTCTGGAATGCATCATTTGTATctgcctttcccacactctctggcagtgcgttccagatcctaaccaatcactgcatgaaaaaatgtttttcctcctaTCACACCCTTGCCAAGCTAAGCTATGCCAGTACCATAGCTGCAATCTCTCAGACAGCAAAATTGGTCAGGGTGGTCTTAGCACAAAGCCAGGACAAATCTAAGATGGCCAGTTTCCTCCACCTCAGTCTTCTCCAAGAAACCAAATGACACCTACTCATCAATAGTTTGTAGAGGTTTTGCCTGAACCATTGGAGGCTAAAAAAGGCATCACGGTAAAATTCAACTAAGAGTGCCACCAAGCAGCCGTACATCAATAGAAAATAATCAAGAAGCTGGAGTCAGAAACaatgaggaagatggttgtggttgacaGAAACCAGTGCTTGCAACGGTAGGAGTTTCTCAAGATGCAGTCTTGTGTCGAACTAGTTCTCAATTACTTAAATGACCTTAATTCCCCTCAAGGTCAGGACTGGAGCGGTCTTAAATCACTGTCTATTGCACACATTAAATTCATGACCAACATCAGCCTACAGCACAACCTGGACATATTGTAGTCATTAAGAGAAAAGTATCTTTAAAAGTTAATTCAAGGGATGTCAGCTtcactggctgctttgtcctggatggtgtcgagcttctagaatgttgttggagctgccacaTATCCAGGCAAGCAGAGACtattcacactcttgacttgtatcTTGTAGTTGGAGGAGTCAGGAGCAAGTtgttcaccacaggattcctagcctttgacttgctcttgtagccacagtagtcATGTAGCTAGTCAGTTTAGTTCCTGGTCAACAGTAACCCACAGAATGTTTGCAGTGggaaattcagcaatggtaataccattgaatgccaaggggcgatggttagattctctcttgttggaaatggtcattgcctggcactggtgtggcacaaatgttatttgccactcgtcagcccaagcctggatattgtcacgGTGGACATGGAATACCTCAGTATCAGCGTTGTCACGAATCGTGCTGAAcataacatccccacttctgatcttccacaatgaaggaaggtcattgacaaaGCAGCTAAAGATTATTTCACATAGGACACTCCTCTGGTGATGTCCTAGAACGGAGATGACCTCCAGCAActgtcttcctttgtgtcaggtataacTCCCAACAAGTGGAGAGTTCCCCCCTGATTTTTGCTAAGGTCACTTGAGGTCacattcaaatgctgccttgatatcaagcgaaagtcactctcacctcaaattcagctcttttgtccatgtttggaccaaggctgcaattaggtcaggagcggagtgaccctggcggaacccaatcgGAGTATTTGTTGCCAGGTGCCAGCCATTGAACATCTTTTAAGAATGGAACCAATTACTTCCCCTAGCTTCAACAGTACCATCACAGGAACCTCCACGATCAATATTCTGTTGGAGGGAGAAGGGCAGGGGGAATGGTCAAGAATTAACCAAAGATTAGCTGAACCAAAGTAGCTCAAAACAgggaaataattgggcactctgatAAATGGTTCACCTGCCAACTCCTTCAATCTCTTCAATATTCACAGACTCGAGGAGTGGAGTGCTCATCTGTCCAACTGTGCCACAACTGGCCTAATCCCGCTCAGGACAAAGCAGTCGGTTTGATTTGCTCTCCTGCCACGGAACGGTACCACATCTGGCTGCAGTATTTACCATGTAGAGCAATTCAAACTTTGACAGCATCTCCCTTGGCCCCATCACCATGGCCGCTATACCACAGAGAAGGAGAGCAGCAACATCACGGAAACATCAGCAACCAGCCTTACGCCACCAATTATTTATTCGTCACAAGTCAACATTCTGGAATTCCTCAGCTAACACACTAAAAGAAACACTTTCTCACCAAAGAATAGGGCATTTGTAATAAATATGGTCTTGCCAGCACTACCCACATCCAATAAACAAAAACAAGCAAATGCACGATGAAGAAAGCAGTCCGTATTTGGTTACCTGGTGTTGCACATGCA
This DNA window, taken from Scyliorhinus torazame isolate Kashiwa2021f chromosome 13, sScyTor2.1, whole genome shotgun sequence, encodes the following:
- the cidec gene encoding cell death activator CIDE-3 encodes the protein MEYAKKSLRFLSPSSISRCVSASASATSQLLHSSPQQRPFRVCNWDRSLKKGVMAEGLQNLLDKVQESLHITSSTSLLLEEDGTVIETEEFFQTVPDNTLFMALEKGQKWTPPENSGFHLGFTDRLRRRKDVARITFDLYKENPQDFIGCLSVKMTFYGSYSLSYDVQCVGAKKIMREALRLTMFTMQATGHVLLGTSYYVQQLLDEEEKQAAVKPLCALE